One window from the genome of Mycolicibacterium gadium encodes:
- a CDS encoding sugar phosphate isomerase/epimerase family protein, with protein sequence MKIALDPTPFHHDYELLDFPKLVAELGYEHLQLTPHRDFIPFFNHPRADDDLVAKFRKACAAARVGIASVLPVLRWSGPDEDAREAAVRNWKRVVQITVDLGVNVINTEFSGRPEKPEESERAFFRSMEELVPIFEREGIDVRIDPHPDDFVEDGMEALRIIRGVNSPNIGFVFVACHAFHMQGTMGSSAAEIMRAAGDRLRLVHVADTMDHHRSHGLRYITNPPGNPVRVHQHLKIGDGDIDWDEFFGSLAEIGFYDRPDTVMVSSVFAEDEAAHEVSRSQLKTMTEYVAKFTER encoded by the coding sequence ATGAAAATCGCGCTCGACCCGACGCCGTTCCACCACGACTACGAACTGCTCGATTTCCCGAAACTGGTCGCGGAGTTGGGCTATGAGCACCTGCAGCTCACGCCGCACCGGGATTTCATCCCGTTTTTCAATCATCCGCGCGCCGACGACGATCTGGTCGCAAAGTTTCGCAAGGCCTGTGCGGCCGCGCGCGTCGGAATCGCCTCGGTGCTGCCGGTGCTGCGGTGGTCGGGGCCCGACGAGGACGCCCGCGAGGCTGCGGTGCGCAATTGGAAGCGCGTCGTGCAGATCACCGTCGACCTCGGGGTCAACGTGATCAACACCGAGTTCTCCGGCCGTCCCGAGAAGCCCGAGGAATCCGAGCGGGCGTTCTTCCGGTCGATGGAAGAACTCGTGCCAATCTTCGAACGCGAAGGCATCGACGTCCGTATCGACCCGCACCCAGACGATTTCGTCGAGGACGGCATGGAAGCGCTCCGGATCATCCGTGGCGTCAACTCGCCGAACATCGGTTTTGTCTTCGTAGCGTGCCACGCTTTTCACATGCAGGGCACGATGGGTTCCAGCGCGGCCGAGATCATGCGTGCCGCCGGTGACCGCTTGCGACTGGTGCACGTCGCCGACACGATGGACCACCACCGCAGCCACGGCCTGCGCTACATCACGAATCCACCGGGCAATCCGGTGCGGGTGCACCAGCACCTGAAAATCGGCGACGGCGACATCGACTGGGACGAGTTCTTCGGCAGTCTGGCCGAAATCGGCTTCTACGACCGGCCGGACACCGTGATGGTGTCGTCGGTATTCGCCGAGGACGAGGCCGCCCACGAAGTCTCGCGCTCCCAACTCAAGACCATGACCGAATACGTCGCCAAATTCACGGAAAGATAG
- a CDS encoding Gfo/Idh/MocA family protein, giving the protein MSDLRVAVLGVGVMGADHVARLSSRISGARVSVVNDYITEKAEQIAAGIPGCRAIVDPLDAIADPDVDAVVLATPGPTHEKQLLACLEHGKPVLCEKPLTTDIETSLAVVKREAELGKRLIQVGFMRRFDHEYARLKALLDGGELGRALVLHCAHRNPAVPPTFDSAMVVRDSLVHEVDVTRFLFDEEIASIQIVKPAANPAAPQGLADPQIAIMRTTSGKHVDVELFVTTGVAYEVRTEVVAEKGSAMIGLDVGLVRKSAPGHWGGQITPGFRERFGQAYDTEFQRWVDAVHSGVNVDGPDAWDGYAAAAVCEAGVESLDSGLPVEVKMVDRASIPGA; this is encoded by the coding sequence TTGTCAGACTTGCGTGTAGCCGTCCTCGGGGTCGGCGTGATGGGCGCCGATCACGTCGCCCGCCTCAGCAGCAGGATTTCAGGGGCCCGCGTCTCGGTGGTCAACGACTACATCACCGAGAAGGCCGAACAGATCGCGGCGGGCATCCCAGGGTGCCGTGCCATCGTCGACCCGCTCGACGCGATCGCCGACCCGGACGTCGATGCGGTCGTCCTCGCCACGCCGGGTCCGACGCACGAGAAACAACTGCTGGCCTGCCTGGAGCACGGCAAACCCGTGCTGTGCGAAAAGCCGCTGACCACGGACATCGAAACATCGCTGGCCGTCGTCAAGCGCGAGGCCGAGCTCGGCAAGCGGTTGATCCAGGTGGGTTTCATGCGCCGCTTCGACCACGAGTACGCCCGGCTGAAGGCACTGCTGGACGGCGGCGAGCTCGGCCGCGCCCTGGTACTGCATTGCGCGCACCGCAACCCGGCTGTACCCCCGACGTTCGATAGCGCCATGGTGGTGCGTGACTCCCTTGTCCACGAGGTCGACGTCACGCGCTTCCTATTCGACGAGGAGATCGCGTCCATCCAGATCGTCAAGCCCGCGGCCAACCCCGCTGCGCCACAGGGGCTTGCCGATCCGCAGATCGCGATCATGCGCACCACGTCCGGCAAGCACGTGGACGTCGAACTGTTCGTCACGACCGGGGTGGCCTACGAGGTGCGCACCGAGGTGGTGGCCGAAAAGGGCAGTGCCATGATCGGACTCGATGTCGGGCTGGTGCGCAAGAGTGCACCAGGCCATTGGGGCGGCCAGATCACTCCCGGGTTCCGGGAGCGGTTCGGACAGGCCTACGACACCGAGTTCCAGCGCTGGGTCGACGCCGTGCATTCCGGAGTCAACGTCGACGGGCCCGACGCTTGGGACGGCTATGCCGCCGCCGCGGTGTGCGAGGCCGGCGTCGAGTCGCTCGACAGCGGACTGCCCGTCGAGGTCAAGATGGTCGACCGCGCGTCGATTCCGGGAGCCTGA
- a CDS encoding sugar phosphate isomerase/epimerase family protein: MSTILVGSAPDSWGVWFPDDPGQTPYTRFLDEVAESGYQWIELGPYGYLPTDPKQLSDELAKRNLKLSAGTVFEHLHQDGSWDPVWKQIEDVAKLTAAVGGKHVVVIPEMWRDPSTGAVLEDRNLTTEQWRKKTEGMNDLGRAMYEKYGVRAQYHPHADSHVDTEENVYRFLDGTDGEFVNLCLDTGHISYCGGDNIAIIRRAPERIGYLHLKQVDPEVRAKVEAEDLPFGEAVKLGAMIEPPLGIPEMPPLLAEIEKLGIDVFAIVEQDMYPCEVDAPLPIAQRTRSYLGSCGVPTVRFS, encoded by the coding sequence GTGAGCACAATTCTAGTCGGATCTGCCCCCGACTCCTGGGGCGTATGGTTCCCCGACGATCCAGGCCAGACGCCGTACACCCGATTTCTCGACGAGGTCGCCGAGTCCGGCTACCAGTGGATCGAACTGGGACCCTACGGATACCTGCCGACCGACCCGAAGCAGCTGTCCGACGAGCTGGCCAAGCGCAACCTCAAACTGTCGGCGGGCACGGTGTTCGAACATCTGCACCAAGATGGTTCGTGGGACCCCGTGTGGAAGCAGATCGAGGACGTCGCCAAGCTGACTGCGGCGGTCGGCGGCAAGCACGTCGTCGTGATCCCGGAGATGTGGCGCGACCCATCCACCGGCGCTGTGCTCGAGGACCGCAACCTCACGACCGAGCAATGGCGCAAGAAGACCGAGGGCATGAATGACCTCGGCAGGGCGATGTACGAGAAGTACGGCGTGCGTGCGCAATACCATCCGCACGCGGACAGCCACGTCGATACCGAGGAGAACGTCTACCGCTTCCTCGACGGCACCGACGGGGAGTTCGTCAACCTCTGCCTGGACACCGGCCACATCAGCTACTGCGGCGGCGACAACATCGCGATCATCCGACGTGCCCCGGAGCGCATCGGCTACCTGCACCTCAAGCAGGTCGACCCCGAGGTCCGCGCGAAGGTGGAGGCCGAGGACCTTCCGTTCGGCGAAGCCGTCAAGCTCGGCGCGATGATCGAACCACCACTGGGCATACCGGAGATGCCGCCGCTGCTGGCCGAGATCGAGAAGCTCGGCATCGACGTGTTCGCGATCGTTGAGCAGGACATGTACCCCTGCGAGGTCGACGCACCCCTGCCCATCGCCCAGCGCACCCGGTCCTATCTGGGTTCGTGCGGCGTCCCGACCGTCCGATTCAGCTAG
- the iolD gene encoding 3D-(3,5/4)-trihydroxycyclohexane-1,2-dione acylhydrolase (decyclizing) produces MVSTAPKRAEKAADTEGTVRLTVAQATIRFLAAQYVERDGERTKFFAGAFGIFGHGNVAGLGQALLQDEMEAAEAGRDPGVKYVLGRNEQAMVHSAVAYARQKDRLQTWAVTASVGPGSTNMLTGAALATINRLPVLLLPADTFATRVSAPVLQELELPSSGDVTVNDAFKPLSRFFDRVWRPEQLPAALLGAMRVLTDPVETGAATVSIPQDVQAEAHDWPESLFAERTWHVPRPLPEKSVIARAAEVIRTARKPLIVAGGGVVYSGATKALAALCEQTGIPVGMSQAGKGALSYDHPQCVGAIGSTGTTAANALATEADVVIGIGTRYSDFTSASRTAFNNPDVRFVNINVASLDAVKQGGISVVADAREAIEALGPALGDYQVSDDYRTRAAALAKEWDDTVTAAYAVEDGATLNQSQVIGLANTLSEPRDVVVCAAGSMPGDLHKLWRTRDPKGYHVEYGYSCMGYEVAGGLGVRMADQTRDVFVMVGDGSYLMMATELVTAVQEGIKVIVVLVQNHGFASIGSLSEALGSQRFGTAYRYRTGDGRLDGDKLPVDLAANAASLGADVIKVGTAAEFADAVKVAKASERTTVIHVETDPLIGAPDSESWWDVPVSEVSTLESTRSAYQTYADWKKIQRPLIRPSNS; encoded by the coding sequence ATGGTTTCCACCGCACCCAAGCGGGCCGAGAAGGCCGCCGACACCGAAGGCACCGTCCGACTCACCGTGGCGCAGGCGACCATTCGCTTCCTGGCCGCCCAGTACGTCGAGCGCGACGGCGAGCGCACCAAATTCTTCGCGGGCGCCTTCGGCATCTTCGGGCACGGCAACGTGGCCGGCCTCGGCCAGGCGCTGCTGCAGGACGAGATGGAGGCAGCCGAAGCCGGCAGAGACCCCGGAGTGAAGTACGTACTCGGCCGCAACGAACAGGCCATGGTGCACAGCGCCGTCGCCTACGCGCGGCAGAAGGACCGACTGCAGACCTGGGCCGTGACCGCGAGCGTCGGACCAGGGTCGACGAACATGCTCACCGGCGCTGCGCTCGCCACGATCAACCGCCTGCCCGTGCTGCTGCTGCCCGCCGACACCTTCGCGACCCGCGTGAGCGCACCCGTGCTGCAGGAGCTGGAATTGCCGTCGTCCGGCGATGTGACGGTCAACGACGCCTTCAAACCGTTGTCCCGCTTCTTCGACCGGGTGTGGCGCCCTGAGCAACTGCCCGCCGCGCTGCTCGGCGCGATGCGCGTGCTCACCGATCCCGTCGAGACCGGCGCGGCCACGGTATCCATCCCCCAGGACGTGCAGGCCGAGGCCCACGACTGGCCGGAATCGCTTTTCGCCGAACGCACGTGGCATGTGCCGCGGCCGCTACCCGAGAAGTCGGTCATCGCACGGGCGGCCGAGGTGATCCGTACGGCCCGCAAGCCGCTGATCGTCGCGGGCGGTGGCGTCGTATATTCCGGTGCGACAAAGGCGCTGGCCGCGTTGTGCGAGCAGACCGGCATCCCCGTGGGCATGAGCCAGGCCGGCAAGGGCGCGCTGTCGTACGACCATCCGCAATGTGTCGGCGCCATCGGATCGACCGGCACGACGGCGGCCAACGCACTGGCCACCGAGGCGGATGTCGTGATCGGAATCGGCACGCGCTACAGCGATTTCACGTCCGCATCACGTACCGCGTTCAACAACCCCGATGTCAGGTTCGTCAACATCAACGTTGCGTCGCTGGACGCGGTGAAGCAGGGCGGAATCAGTGTGGTGGCCGACGCCCGCGAGGCCATTGAGGCACTCGGCCCGGCGCTCGGCGACTACCAAGTGTCCGACGATTATCGGACTCGCGCCGCGGCACTGGCCAAGGAGTGGGACGACACCGTCACGGCCGCGTACGCGGTCGAGGACGGCGCGACGCTCAATCAGAGCCAGGTCATCGGTTTGGCGAACACGCTGAGCGAACCTCGCGACGTCGTCGTCTGTGCCGCCGGATCGATGCCTGGTGACCTGCACAAGCTCTGGCGGACAAGGGATCCCAAGGGATACCACGTCGAGTACGGCTATTCCTGCATGGGCTACGAGGTCGCAGGAGGTCTCGGCGTGCGGATGGCCGACCAAACCCGCGACGTGTTCGTCATGGTCGGCGACGGTTCCTACCTCATGATGGCCACCGAGTTGGTCACCGCAGTACAGGAGGGCATCAAGGTCATCGTCGTGCTGGTGCAGAACCACGGCTTCGCTTCGATCGGATCGTTGTCGGAGGCATTGGGATCTCAGCGCTTCGGTACGGCGTACCGTTACCGCACCGGTGACGGCCGTCTCGACGGCGACAAGTTGCCGGTGGATCTCGCGGCGAATGCGGCCAGCCTGGGCGCCGACGTCATCAAGGTCGGCACCGCCGCGGAGTTCGCCGACGCCGTGAAGGTGGCCAAGGCCAGCGAGCGCACCACCGTGATCCATGTCGAGACCGATCCGCTGATCGGCGCACCGGACAGCGAGTCATGGTGGGACGTCCCGGTATCCGAAGTATCCACCCTGGAATCCACCCGGTCCGCCTACCAGACCTACGCGGACTGGAAAAAGATCCAGCGCCCGCTCATCCGCCCCTCCAATTCCTGA
- the iolB gene encoding 5-deoxy-glucuronate isomerase: MHSKLYIPARSAVPPYTVDITPESAGWTESSLQVLELDNGQRAELTTGGTEVMILPLAGGGAVACDGTTFALTPRASVFDGPSDMVYIGVDKAYVIEGEGRFAICGARAKTSFPNRRVAAADVPVELRGTGNCSRQVHNFGTAEVFEADSLIACEVITPGGNWSSYPAHKHDETTPTETELEEIYYFEIAGGPDGSRGFGYHRVYGTPDRPIEVLEEVRTGDVVLVPHGYHGPSVAAPGYHMYYLNVMAGPGAERAWKIVDDPEHAWLRGTWEDQAVDPRLPLHHPIAGSAGAPTGG; the protein is encoded by the coding sequence ATGCACAGCAAGCTCTACATACCGGCCCGCAGCGCCGTGCCGCCGTACACGGTCGACATCACGCCGGAATCCGCGGGTTGGACCGAATCCTCGCTGCAGGTGCTCGAACTGGACAATGGTCAACGCGCCGAGCTCACCACGGGCGGCACCGAGGTGATGATCCTGCCGCTGGCGGGCGGCGGCGCCGTCGCGTGCGACGGGACGACGTTCGCGCTGACGCCGCGCGCGTCGGTGTTCGACGGGCCGTCCGACATGGTGTACATCGGCGTCGACAAGGCGTACGTGATCGAGGGCGAAGGCCGTTTCGCGATCTGCGGCGCCCGGGCCAAGACGTCGTTTCCCAACCGCCGGGTCGCGGCCGCCGATGTGCCGGTCGAACTACGCGGGACCGGCAACTGCAGCCGCCAGGTCCACAACTTCGGCACCGCAGAGGTTTTCGAGGCGGATTCGCTGATCGCATGTGAGGTCATCACGCCCGGCGGCAACTGGTCGAGTTATCCGGCGCACAAGCACGACGAAACCACCCCCACCGAAACCGAACTCGAGGAGATCTACTACTTCGAGATCGCCGGTGGTCCGGACGGTTCGCGCGGCTTCGGGTACCACCGGGTGTACGGGACACCGGACCGTCCGATCGAGGTGCTCGAAGAGGTGCGGACCGGCGACGTGGTGCTGGTGCCGCATGGATACCACGGACCGTCGGTCGCGGCGCCGGGGTATCACATGTACTACCTCAACGTCATGGCCGGACCGGGCGCCGAACGTGCCTGGAAGATCGTCGACGACCCGGAGCACGCTTGGCTCCGCGGCACCTGGGAAGACCAGGCCGTCGATCCCCGCCTGCCCCTTCACCACCCAATTGCCGGCTCAGCCGGCGCGCCGACAGGAGGCTGA
- a CDS encoding Cgl0159 family (beta/alpha)8-fold protein, giving the protein MSRSPSGALCTDYAAINELRASDPGAIARAWQNRVTRPTIRGDGRLMIVAADHPARGALAVGTRPTAMSSRTDLLDRLRAALADPGVDGVLATSDILDDLVLLGALEDKVVFSSFNRGGLAGASFELDDRMTAATAASTAAAKMNGGKMLCRIDLDDPGTVATMVACARAVDELAANGLIAMLEPFMSARADGKVRNDLSPDAVIKSIHIAQGIGSTSAYTWMKLPVVDEMDRVMDSTTLPTLLLGGDPADPDEAFASWEKALGLPSVRGLIVGRTLLYPPDDDVASAVATAVSMVR; this is encoded by the coding sequence ATGTCTAGGTCACCGTCTGGCGCACTCTGCACCGACTACGCGGCGATCAACGAGCTGCGCGCCAGCGATCCCGGGGCGATAGCCCGTGCCTGGCAGAACCGCGTCACGCGGCCGACCATCCGGGGCGACGGTCGCCTGATGATCGTCGCCGCCGACCACCCCGCCCGCGGTGCTCTCGCCGTCGGCACCCGCCCGACCGCGATGAGCAGCCGCACCGACCTGCTCGATCGGCTGCGGGCGGCGCTCGCCGATCCCGGCGTCGACGGCGTCCTGGCCACCTCCGACATCCTCGACGACCTGGTGTTGCTCGGCGCGCTCGAGGACAAGGTCGTGTTCTCGTCGTTCAATCGGGGCGGGCTGGCCGGCGCGTCCTTCGAACTCGACGACAGGATGACGGCCGCCACAGCGGCGTCCACCGCCGCGGCGAAGATGAACGGCGGAAAAATGTTGTGCCGCATCGATCTCGATGACCCTGGGACAGTCGCGACCATGGTGGCGTGCGCACGCGCCGTGGACGAACTGGCCGCAAACGGACTCATCGCGATGCTGGAGCCGTTCATGTCCGCCCGCGCCGACGGGAAGGTCCGCAACGACCTGTCCCCAGACGCGGTGATCAAGTCAATCCACATCGCCCAGGGCATCGGTTCGACCTCGGCCTACACCTGGATGAAGCTACCGGTGGTCGACGAGATGGACAGAGTGATGGACTCCACCACACTGCCCACGCTGCTGCTCGGCGGCGACCCCGCGGACCCCGACGAGGCCTTCGCCAGTTGGGAGAAGGCCCTCGGACTGCCCTCGGTGCGCGGACTCATTGTCGGGCGCACGCTGCTCTATCCCCCGGATGACGACGTCGCGTCTGCCGTCGCCACCGCGGTTTCAATGGTGAGGTGA
- the iolC gene encoding 5-dehydro-2-deoxygluconokinase: protein MTTTQPHDVLAIGRCGVDVYPLQIGVGLQDVETFGKFLGGSAANVAVAAARLGNRSALISGVGADPFGKFVSNELARLGVDNRHVVTNDQYPTPVTFCEIFPPDDFPLYFYRRPKAPDLQISADDIDADAVRSARLYWSTVTGLSEEPSRSAHFAAWEVRDRAPLTVLDLDYRSMFWDSPAAATEQVQRALKHVTVAVGNREECQIAVGESNPRKAADALLDLGVELAIVKQGPRGVLGKTKRSSVTVPPNEVDVVNGLGAGDAFGGSLCHGLLHEWPLEKTLRYANAAGAIVASRLECSTAMPTAAEVAELAERTAAEAVNV, encoded by the coding sequence TTGACGACTACACAGCCACATGACGTACTCGCCATCGGGCGCTGCGGCGTCGACGTTTATCCCCTGCAGATCGGGGTGGGCCTGCAGGATGTCGAGACTTTCGGCAAGTTCCTCGGCGGCAGCGCCGCCAACGTGGCGGTGGCCGCGGCACGCCTCGGTAACCGCTCGGCCCTGATCTCGGGTGTGGGCGCCGACCCGTTCGGCAAGTTCGTCAGCAACGAACTGGCCCGCCTCGGCGTTGACAACCGCCACGTGGTGACCAACGACCAATACCCGACGCCCGTTACCTTCTGCGAGATTTTTCCACCCGATGACTTCCCGCTGTACTTCTACCGTCGCCCCAAGGCACCGGACCTCCAGATCAGCGCCGACGACATCGATGCCGACGCCGTACGCTCGGCGCGGCTGTACTGGTCGACCGTGACCGGGCTGTCCGAAGAGCCAAGCCGCAGCGCGCATTTCGCGGCATGGGAGGTACGCGATAGGGCACCGCTCACGGTCCTCGACCTCGACTACCGCTCGATGTTCTGGGACTCCCCCGCCGCCGCCACCGAGCAGGTCCAGCGGGCCCTAAAGCATGTCACCGTCGCGGTGGGCAACCGCGAGGAGTGTCAGATCGCGGTCGGGGAATCCAACCCGCGCAAGGCCGCCGATGCGCTACTGGACCTCGGCGTTGAGCTGGCGATCGTGAAGCAGGGGCCGCGCGGTGTCCTCGGCAAGACCAAGCGCAGCTCGGTGACGGTGCCACCCAACGAGGTCGACGTCGTCAACGGTCTCGGCGCCGGGGATGCGTTCGGCGGCAGCCTGTGTCACGGCCTGCTACACGAGTGGCCGCTGGAGAAGACCCTGCGCTACGCCAACGCCGCGGGCGCCATCGTCGCGTCCCGGCTGGAGTGCTCGACCGCGATGCCGACCGCCGCCGAGGTGGCCGAGCTCGCCGAACGAACAGCGGCGGAGGCGGTCAATGTCTAG
- a CDS encoding GntR family transcriptional regulator — MPLAVELDRSSPVPLYYQLAQAIEAAIRDGELAPGDRFENELALAKRLTLSRPTTRRAIQELVDKGLLVRKRGVGTQVVQNPVHRRVELTSLFDDLVRAGQEPTTQLLGYTVGKPDEEIARELSIPEDREVVTIHRLRCANGEPLAVMINHLPVELAPEADELESVGLYQSLRSRGVHIRLARQRIGAKAATRTEARLLDEKLNAPLLTMARTAFDDSGTAVEFGTHCYRASRYYFDTTLVDR; from the coding sequence GTGCCCCTGGCCGTGGAGCTCGACAGGTCAAGCCCTGTTCCCCTCTACTATCAGCTAGCTCAGGCGATCGAGGCGGCGATACGCGATGGCGAACTCGCGCCCGGTGACCGTTTCGAGAACGAGTTGGCTCTGGCGAAGCGACTGACGCTGTCGCGGCCGACGACGAGGCGGGCGATACAGGAACTCGTCGACAAGGGGCTGCTGGTCCGCAAGCGCGGGGTGGGAACCCAGGTCGTGCAGAATCCGGTGCACCGGCGGGTCGAACTGACAAGCCTTTTCGACGATCTCGTCCGCGCCGGCCAGGAACCGACAACGCAATTGCTCGGATACACCGTCGGCAAGCCCGACGAGGAGATCGCGCGCGAGCTCAGCATTCCCGAGGACCGCGAGGTCGTCACCATCCACCGACTGCGATGTGCCAACGGCGAACCGCTCGCGGTGATGATCAATCACCTTCCGGTCGAGCTCGCGCCCGAAGCGGACGAGCTCGAGAGCGTCGGGCTGTATCAGTCGCTGCGTTCGCGCGGCGTGCACATCCGCTTGGCGCGCCAGCGCATCGGGGCAAAGGCTGCGACTCGCACCGAGGCTCGCCTGCTCGACGAGAAACTCAACGCTCCCCTTCTGACCATGGCGCGGACGGCGTTCGACGACTCCGGCACTGCGGTCGAGTTCGGTACACACTGCTACCGCGCGTCGCGGTACTACTTCGACACGACCTTGGTCGACCGCTAG
- a CDS encoding TIM barrel protein: MAEFELAVCSEMVFTELPILERVRRIDEMGFAVEIWSWHDKDLAALAATGARFTSMTGYLHGDVIDPAGADEVIRTAELSIKAAETLGVSRLNLHTAELDGEGNAVRPRQRATGEMWLTALRTLERIGDLGAEAGVQFCVENLNTIVDHPGIPLARAKDTLALIEGVAHPNVKMMLDLYHAQIGEGNLIELIRRCGDAIGEIQVADVPGRCEPGTGEINYPAIAKALCEIGFTATIGMEAWASGDSIEGSEAALAAFRAAFY, encoded by the coding sequence ATGGCGGAGTTTGAGCTTGCGGTCTGTTCGGAGATGGTCTTCACGGAGCTACCGATCCTCGAACGGGTGCGCCGAATCGACGAGATGGGCTTCGCCGTCGAGATCTGGAGCTGGCACGACAAAGACCTCGCTGCACTCGCCGCCACCGGCGCGCGCTTCACCTCGATGACGGGCTATCTGCACGGTGATGTGATCGACCCCGCCGGCGCCGACGAGGTGATCCGCACCGCGGAGCTCTCGATCAAAGCGGCTGAGACACTGGGTGTTTCGCGACTCAACCTGCATACCGCCGAACTCGACGGCGAAGGCAATGCCGTGCGACCGCGGCAGCGCGCGACCGGCGAGATGTGGCTGACCGCGCTGCGCACCCTCGAGCGCATCGGCGATCTCGGAGCTGAGGCAGGCGTGCAGTTCTGCGTCGAGAATCTCAACACGATCGTCGACCATCCCGGCATCCCGCTGGCCCGCGCCAAGGACACATTGGCGCTGATCGAGGGGGTGGCGCATCCGAACGTGAAGATGATGCTCGACCTCTATCACGCACAGATCGGCGAGGGCAATCTCATCGAGCTCATTCGGCGCTGCGGCGACGCGATCGGCGAGATCCAGGTCGCCGACGTGCCGGGACGCTGTGAGCCCGGAACCGGCGAGATCAACTACCCCGCCATCGCGAAGGCGCTGTGCGAGATCGGCTTCACCGCCACCATCGGCATGGAGGCGTGGGCTTCCGGCGACAGCATCGAAGGCAGTGAAGCGGCGCTGGCAGCCTTTCGGGCGGCGTTTTATTAG
- a CDS encoding substrate-binding domain-containing protein: MRISRLAAMAGVTVLVLGIASCSSTGGKPRESEGGMGGGTVDTPRATIAMITHEVPGDSFWDLIRKGAETAAKKDNIELRYSNDPEAPNQANLVQTAIDSGVDGIALTLAKPDAMRAAVAAAEAKGIPVVAFNAGGDAWQQMGVKEFFGQDEFIAGQAAGDRLKQDGAKKALCVIQEQGHVGLEDRCAGVKSNFPATENLNVNGKDMPSVESTITAKLQQDPSVDYVVTLGAPFALTAVQSAKNAGSNAKIGTFDTNAALVGAIQDGSVQWAVDQQPFLQGYLSIDSLWLYLNNGNVIGGGKETLTGPAFIDNTNVDAVAEYAKGGTR, from the coding sequence ATGAGGATTAGTCGGCTCGCGGCGATGGCCGGGGTGACCGTGCTCGTACTGGGAATCGCGTCGTGTTCGTCCACCGGCGGTAAGCCGCGGGAGAGCGAAGGCGGGATGGGCGGTGGCACCGTCGACACACCGCGCGCGACGATCGCGATGATCACCCACGAAGTGCCGGGTGACTCGTTCTGGGATCTGATCCGCAAGGGCGCAGAGACGGCGGCGAAGAAGGACAACATCGAGCTCCGCTACTCGAACGACCCTGAAGCGCCCAACCAGGCCAACCTCGTACAGACCGCGATCGACAGCGGCGTCGACGGCATTGCGCTCACGCTTGCCAAGCCCGATGCGATGCGTGCCGCCGTCGCGGCCGCAGAGGCCAAGGGCATCCCCGTCGTCGCGTTCAACGCCGGCGGCGACGCCTGGCAGCAGATGGGCGTCAAGGAGTTTTTCGGGCAGGACGAGTTCATCGCGGGTCAGGCCGCTGGGGACCGGCTCAAGCAGGACGGCGCGAAGAAGGCGCTCTGTGTCATCCAGGAACAGGGGCACGTCGGCCTCGAAGACCGCTGTGCCGGTGTGAAGAGCAATTTCCCCGCGACCGAGAACCTCAACGTCAACGGCAAGGACATGCCGTCGGTCGAATCGACGATCACGGCGAAGCTGCAACAGGACCCGAGCGTCGACTACGTGGTGACGCTGGGCGCGCCGTTCGCGTTGACCGCGGTGCAATCGGCGAAGAACGCGGGCAGCAACGCCAAGATCGGCACCTTCGACACCAACGCCGCGCTCGTCGGCGCGATCCAGGACGGCAGTGTGCAATGGGCCGTCGACCAGCAACCGTTCCTGCAGGGCTACCTGTCGATCGACTCGCTGTGGCTGTACCTGAACAACGGCAACGTGATCGGGGGCGGCAAGGAGACCTTGACCGGTCCGGCGTTCATCGACAACACGAACGTCGACGCCGTGGCCGAGTATGCGAAGGGTGGAACGCGCTGA